CTAGTACTCACCCATCACCAATATATATTCCAGGATATACTTCGTCACAATCAATTTCTTGCTGAGCACGATAATGTTGCAAGTTATCAAGATTAGAATTAAATCCAGGTAATGGTTTAAATTCAAGACATTTTGTTGCCGAAATGGCTAATGTTAATTGATGTTCTGTAGTTTCTCCATCTGGCAATGATGTCTAAAAGTTCAgggttaataaaataatatagaaataataacaataaattttaacaaatgtttGGAATACTAATATTCTTATagagtttaataaatgtatatttatttaatagttttttctccgtaaaaaaatttttgaaaagtaaaaatatcgttCGAGAAATTTATTGTTGATTTGCAATATGTAACGCGTGTAACATCATATCAGGCGTCATAAAATCACAAACATTTGattgtaatatgtaaaattacttacataatattttctctccATGTATatggattatatttatatcacttGTATACAACAAACATGTAGCAGTCGGAAGCAATGTTTATCACTTGTCTATATGTATGTCTAGATCGTTTTTACCATTATTAAATTCTGACTTATAATTCTGAAATTTagatatacattaaatttagaGTGTGGAAGGTTTCATAAAAgcgtgatatatttttttaattggcgtgaaatataaatataaaggcCGACGCTTACAACATAACCTGACATACATTATCCGAATCTAATTCACACTTTTATTAAGCTATCCTCTTTTAAGATTCTTAATCACTCAGTGTATATGATACAATGTAAGTTTAAGTATACACATGTATGTACGACCGCAGTGTGTGAGTTCAGGTTCGTGAATGTACTGAGCTCAAATAACCGTGTGATTCAGTCATCCTTGCGggagattatatttttacatgtactaTTTTCAGTACCGTCTTGTCAATCTGATGCATAAACTAATATACTCCACTACCAGTATTGCGCCGTATTTCTATTAATGTCTTTATAGTTTAAGCCagcattaataaaaacaatcaCAATGTGACgtttagattatatatataaattaccgCGTTCAAACTCACATTAATCTTTTTCCGCTTCACCCCGAACTTGTTCGAACCCCAACTCCAATGAATAGAACGTCGGAAAAGGTGGATCGTTTCAAAGAAGTTGTGAAAACTTGAgaactttttttcattttcctaaaacatttatttaataatcttgtGTACATTATGTACAAAGCGGAACAAGAAGTAATAACCCGTTGTAATTTTCCAATCTATAGTAGATTCATACGATACAAATACATATGCACCGCACAGATTTACAGttattttgtctcgtataaaaaaatttattttaatatttttatttatttttttatagaaaattatccCATTTATATGGATTACACTTACTGCCGCATCCtctatgtttttatttataagagaaAATGGAAATGTATAACTATTCTATATGTAATTGTTCGATTGCAATGATAAAAAACACGAgtaaggaaagaaaaaagggaAATTGGAGAGAAGGTGGAAGATGGTGCGACAAAAGAAAAGGGACAAATAAAGACAGGGAAGAATATAAGAAATGGGTAAGAGAAGAGTCGACAAAAGGAAGAAGGtgggagagaagagagagtCGCGATCGCAGAGCTCGATAGTCTTTCTCATTACACATCTATCGAATAGTACCATTTTATCCGGGAATGGCAGTAATTGTCGTTTAaaccaaaataattaatattctaataataatcacaaagtaaaatatccatatgatatagatttttatattgtttcttgCACATCATCCGCAGCAGTATTAATAATACGATCTTCGTTTTCGCGTAATTTGTGACGTCCCAGATAACATTgacattttcttattaattgcGGTATAACAATATTGTTGTAACATGCCATAccgattaaaagaattataaaaccAATAAgctgtaacaaaaaatgaactttatgtttgtgttttttatataattattatttttttaattatacctGCATATAATGAAAAGTTTGCCATTGAAATCCTAAAGAAAAGGCCCATATTACAATTGTACGAACACTGTCTAAAATCATTCTCGTCGTAGCACTCATTTCCTTAGTAACACTAATgccagcaaaattaaaaaaagcaatactAAATGATATACCtgcaatatcaaattataacgTGTGTATAATAGCGGAAAGGCACTTATCGCGACAAAAGAAGTTGAAAAGAAAAGTGATAGACTGACCAATAACAGCGATCAACAATTTAGAGCTGCTCCCAATTTGGATAAGTGCTTCATCAGTAGCTTCGAGTGTACCACGTGAATTGTCCGCAAAAGGCGGTGGTGCTGCGATATAATTGAGAGGGATCATAGCAACAGAGATACCGATAAATCCAAAAATgcctgcaaaaatatattaacaagaATCAATATGTTTTGAgacattaaattttgattttttttaaataagtttttaacaaattttatggatgttctattttaaataaaaacctaAAATATCTCAGAATTGAATggagaataaagaaaaatcagaCAAATGTTGTAGGACTTGAAgagtgagaaaaaaagagtaatGTTGATTTGATCCCTGGAGACACGTCAAGATTATCTTGAATTTTCTTAATGAGAaccttcattttttttattatatattcttgtaaattaatatcgaaaaattttgaaaatgatctaatgttaaagatatatttctctctctctctctctctctctctctctctctctctctctctctctctctctctctctctctctctctcttctcacTTCAAGCCTCACATCTTTCTTCcgaaacattattttgtaatttccatcaacttgtgaaatattttaggtTGTCATTTAAAATGAGACGTTCTACAAACGAATGTAATATATCAACCTTCCCATCCAATGGCCTGTAATGCAGGAATATCCTGCTCACccacatatttttcttccacTACCATTTGAACAGCCGATATTacctgtatattaaaaattaaaattgattattttaaagaatgtCTTTGAGGatgaatgtatttaatttattctgaaGAGTAATGCACAATCTGATCttctaatttataaagttatagttataatatacttatataatatatttcctataatataatttccaactttaagtaaatttatacaataataaatcgaCAATATAATAACGAAGAATATACCTGGGCAAATATAATAAGCAAATCTCCAGTGATTACAGAGTTGGCACTGATATCAGTATTTTCCATTGTTAATATATCACTAGCACCAACAAATGCTAAACCTGCTATAACAAAAGCAATGCCTGTCCATTCTCTCACTCCTAACTTCCTATTAAGAAATCCAACAGAAAATAGTCCTGTAAAAACAATTACCGAACCGCGCAACATCTGGAAGCTACTTGCATAGGTCATATTTAGACCAATATACATTATAGATGTTGCAAACATATCACATAATGCaggtattaataaaataaagggATTAAAAATCCTTGATCCTTTAGTGAGTACATTATTATCTACAGAGCCATCCTGTGTGAAcaaattaatatgataaataatatagctTAATTTGttcttaaagaataaaataatcagaTACTTACACCTCGTCGGTTGtaataaatgtagaaaattttaaatgcaatgaAACAAAGAGCCTCTCCAAAGAACATAAACGATGATTGCATAAAAGGATGGTTGAAATGCCTAAGTTGTCCATCTTCGCCAAGAACCACTTGTCTATCTGCATAtctaaatcaattttaaatcaaattctaacattggtataaaaatgtttagttTAAACCATCCATTtcaaatttcgataaaaatatactcatttgacattctttttattgacaaaagatttttaaaactaaaattatcatatatgttattctaaaaagaatgaaaaagttattaacttCTTAATTTGAGAAAAACGCTTTATTATCAGAAATTTCAGTTCTAAGGGAAAAAAcgattaaatacataaaatttacataaaaaattgtattcagAATTGTTTGGAACAAATCCAAATCATTAACCTAATGTGGCAATTTAATCAACAGATTTTATGTAAAACTCAGGAAATTTTAAgaacatttaatttacaaattaaaatgtaaattttgcaatttagtaatacaatataaaaatctaacgATAAGCGAAACatgattaaattcaaaaataaatattgacataGTACTTACTTAACTGATAAAGTATTAAATGAGCCTGTTACTATTTGAAGTATAGCTAATGTACGTTGATAGTTTGTCCACACCATTGTTAATGATAATGAGAGTAATAGTGGACAACAATAGATAGTAGAAGAAACACAACCACTACACAGAACTTTAATTTACAGCACTTTAATCTCATGCAacgagaaaattattacaggtttctaaatatctatttaaaataataaaattgtctcGCTGAAACACGCGCACGATGAGTAAACTTTGTTTTGGCAAATGTTCTTCAAGAAAAAAACAGTTGACAGTATGATTGCGATACAAGTGCACCGATTAAGTAGTACAAATCATGCAAAtgtgtcatttatttataGGCCTCTTTTGTCACACGTGCATGCcacaatgatataattttgacatttatacAACAATGTGTCAAAAAGATACATAGACACTTATGGGCGGCAAAGTGACAAAGCCAAGAATCTGTCATTGTAGTCATAtggtttgttctttatagctgaactggctgcactagttcagagtttatctttttccctctacataagaaggagaaagataaactctgaactagtgcagccagttcagctataaagaacagacccaTTGTAGACCAAGGAGTCGTAAGCAGTCGTAAGGGtatatccagacaaacttgtaCAGCGCATAAGCATATGCATAATAAATtggattggtccatttccttacgCATCTTCTAGCGAACCAATCCATTTCCTTGTGTAAATGTGCTTATACAAGTTGCGTGCACGTCCcctgattctttttttaaaagtagtCGAAGGGGTGGGAGGGCGACAGTTTATGCGCCATCATGCTATGTACCGCGAGAATAGCAAACTAAAAGTGATCACGTGACAAAAAGtgatttgtatttatataaaattaatattatgtataatttatattaatttttatttgttattattttgttttataatcaaactataataatatcgaaatttttcggtcaattcaaatatttccaaacgctaatatgtatataattgcaaaatttacataaattggTTCGACTAAGAGATAGcgt
This genomic window from Linepithema humile isolate Giens D197 chromosome 5, Lhum_UNIL_v1.0, whole genome shotgun sequence contains:
- the Tango9 gene encoding solute carrier family 35 member F6 isoform X2 yields the protein MQSSFMFFGEALCFIAFKIFYIYYNRRGDGSVDNNVLTKGSRIFNPFILLIPALCDMFATSIMYIGLNMTYASSFQMLRGSVIVFTGLFSVGFLNRKLGVREWTGIAFVIAGLAFVGASDILTMENTDISANSVITGDLLIIFAQVISAVQMVVEEKYVGEQDIPALQAIGWEGIFGFIGISVAMIPLNYIAAPPPFADNSRGTLEATDEALIQIGSSSKLLIAVIGISFSIAFFNFAGISVTKEMSATTRMILDSVRTIVIWAFSLGFQWQTFHYMQLIGFIILLIGMACYNNIVIPQLIRKCQCYLGRHKLRENEDRIINTAADDVQETI
- the Tango9 gene encoding solute carrier family 35 member F6 isoform X1 — translated: MVWTNYQRTLAILQIVTGSFNTLSVKYADRQVVLGEDGQLRHFNHPFMQSSFMFFGEALCFIAFKIFYIYYNRRGDGSVDNNVLTKGSRIFNPFILLIPALCDMFATSIMYIGLNMTYASSFQMLRGSVIVFTGLFSVGFLNRKLGVREWTGIAFVIAGLAFVGASDILTMENTDISANSVITGDLLIIFAQVISAVQMVVEEKYVGEQDIPALQAIGWEGIFGFIGISVAMIPLNYIAAPPPFADNSRGTLEATDEALIQIGSSSKLLIAVIGISFSIAFFNFAGISVTKEMSATTRMILDSVRTIVIWAFSLGFQWQTFHYMQLIGFIILLIGMACYNNIVIPQLIRKCQCYLGRHKLRENEDRIINTAADDVQETI
- the Tango9 gene encoding solute carrier family 35 member F6 isoform X3, with the protein product MVWTNYQRTLAILQIVTGSFNTLSVKYADRQVVLGEDGQLRHFNHPFMQSSFMFFGEALCFIAFKIFYIYYNRRGDGSVDNNVLTKGSRIFNPFILLIPALCDMFATSIMYIGLNMTYASSFQMLRGSVIVFTGLFSVGFLNRKLGVREWTGIAFVIAGLAFVGASDILTMENTDISANSVITGDLLIIFAQVISAVQMVVEEKYVGEQDIPALQAIGWEGIFGFIGISVAMIPLNYIAAPPPFADNSRGTLEATDEALIQIGSSSKLLIAVIAYWFYNSFNRYGMLQQYCYTAINKKMSMLSGTSQITRKRRSYY